The Leishmania panamensis strain MHOM/PA/94/PSC-1 chromosome 32 sequence genome window below encodes:
- a CDS encoding hypothetical protein (TriTrypDB/GeneDB-style sysID: LpmP.32.3240) gives MREQTKGQSLMARYVLQNAARDEAHNSSFSATATTADTHHPRGIMKLVQSVPRLRFRSQQVHRRKITLLGYQEVGKTSLRKCFESEPFFFKDLPDVRTTTGVEVQEKSMTIDGDTVHLILSDFAGQESYHSHTYFLTERSIFLLVWKLSAVEQDFQSSGINAREEERLQRWIAEVFAKYPHARIVLVATHLDELRVQGQRSVEMILNKVEGKLRSYIDDLIAASNATAAPTPGTPALTSSSTTVGGASSPSKEQTLLHLAQMRDARRVIVGNFAVSCKTRLIIAAGNALRHLSGQKISGLLRYLGMVVKEDCFADREYPAAVVPGRHVKLIESLEDMKRRHPFKLLMRLGEFVQMAVNVGIESERELLQVARLMHSWDIIYLFNQYSMEDNLLIVLYPRWLNRMSASLFSYAHLLRTPLHMRSMIGGLEYLVSNAEMADMCLMRKGYLRWPLARVLFHKPLSDFLRHPPDDADITMCLELLESMQLIYPVEVECDEFEVLVEEVPVNPSVGCPVVESQKITRYYVPSLAPLETPQSLKKLAPVLFHRGVRVRLEFNLLPDEFWWRFQCKLHRFIKVVTVYQPALGGVDDEDLLLNGFRLREADEEHNRWRDSLWLMGRGCRVLVYRDGANAVSVLSAENTPRGSEEVLQAMEDALTALLRHYKGVQRRTFVACPSQDCGGWLEADVVASSVSITCPTCKQTFDSKQVVSSGVGPLGAPRFSQTLLVEAGELLAFCLSHQSCLHMCRYLGIPYKGPSPARGESVEAAADSESDSGQADVLGTHVEYLHALDKVVQAVLFRSWMQRTEEQERRRRMLEDEPTPAFF, from the coding sequence ATGCGAGAGCAGACCAAGGGTCAAAGTCTGATGGCTCGGTATGTACTGCAGAATGCTGCTCGTGACGAGGCGCACAACTCATCGTTCTCCGCGACAGCGACCACTGCAGATACTCATCACCCGCGCGGGATAATGAAGCTGGTGCAGAGTGTTCCCCGGCTTCGATTCCGCAGCCAGCAGGTGCACCGCCGCAAAATCACCTTGCTGGGTTACCAGGAAGTGGGCAAGACATCCTTGCGCAAGTGCTTTGAGTCTGAACCGTTTTTCTTCAAGGACCTTCCAGATGTGCGCACAACCACAGGTGTCGAAGTACAGGAGAAGTCCATGACGATCGACGGCGACACTGTTCACTTAATCCTTTCCGACTTTGCGGGGCAGGAGTCTTACCACTCACACACGTATTTCCTAACGGAGCGCTCCATCTTTCTTCTGGTCTGGAAGCTCTCGGCCGTGGAGCAGGACTTCCAAAGCAGTGGCATCAAcgcgcgcgaggaggagcgactgcagcggtggaTTGCGGAGGTGTTCGCCAAGTACCCACATGCCCGTATCGTGCTAGTGGCCACTCACCTCGATGAGCTTCGCGTGCAGGGACAGCGGAGTGTCGAGATGATCCTCAACAAGGTCGAGGGAAAGCTCCGCTCGTATATTGATGACCTAATCGCTGCATCCAAcgcaacggcggcgccgacaccGGGGACGCCGGCGTTGACTTCCTCATCCACGACAGTCGGGGGTGCTTCTTCACCCTCAAAGGAGCAGACGTTATTGCACCTGGCGCAGATGCGTGACGCGCGCCGGGTCATTGTCGGCAACTTCGCTGTTTCGTGCAAGACACGTCTTATCATCGCCGCTGGAAACGCGCTGCGACACCTCTCTGGCCAGAAGATTAGCGGTCTGCTGAGGTATCTCGGgatggtggtgaaggaggacTGCTTTGCGGACCGCGAATAccccgctgcggtggtgcccGGACGTCACGTCAAGCTGATAGAGAGCCTTGAGGATATGAAGCGGCGCCATCCGTTTAAGTTACTGATGCGCTTAGGAGAGTTTGTGCAGATGGCGGTGAACGTCGGCATTGAGTCGGAGAGGGAGCTGTTGCAGGTCGCGCGCCTCATGCACAGCTGGGACATTATCTACCTCTTCAACCAGTACTCAATGGAGGACAACCTCCTCATCGTTCTCTACCCTCGCTGGCTGAACCGGATGTCTGCCTCACTCTTCTCCTATGcccacctcctgcgcaccccattgcacatgcgcagcatGATTGGTGGCCTCGAGTACCTGGTGAGCAACGCCGAGATGGCCGACATGTGCCTGATGCGGAAGGGCTACTTGCGATGGCCGCTGGCACGTGTTCTCTTCCACAAGCCCCTCTCCGACTTCCTGCGGCATCCACCGGACGACGCAGACATCACCATGTGCCTGGAGCTACTAGAGTCGATGCAGCTCATTTACCCAGTTGAGGTAGAGTGCGACGAGTTCGAGGTGCTTGTGGAGGAGGTACCTGTGAACCCTAGTGTTGGTTGTCCGGTCGTCGAGTCACAGAAGATCACTCGCTACTACGTCCCCTCACTCGCACCACTCGAAACACCGCAGTCGCTGAAGAAGTTGGCACCCGTCTTGTTTCACCGCGGCGTTCGGGTGCGGCTCGAGTTCAATCTCCTCCCTGACGAGTTCTGGTGGCGATTTCAGTGCAAGTTGCACCGCTTTATCAAGGTAGTCACTGTGTATCAACCTGCGCTGGGCGGGGTCGACGATGAGGACTTGCTGCTGAACGGCTTCCGGCTGCGGGAGGCGGACGAGGAGCATAACCGATGGCGAGACTCCCTGTGGCTCATGGGCCGGGGTTGCCGTGTGCTGGTGTACCGTGATGGAGCGAATGCGGTATCGGTTCTCTCCGCAGAGAATACACCGCGTGGGtcggaggaggtgctgcaggcgatggaggaCGCATTGACAGCGCTTCTTCGACACTACAAAggtgtgcagcgccgcacgtTTGTGGCTTGCCCCAGCCAGGACTGCGGAGGCTGGCTCGAGGCGGACGTTGTTGCGTCTAGTGTCAGCATCACGTGCCCCACCTGCAAGCAGACGTTTGATAGCAAGCAGGTGGTTTCCTCTGGCGTGGGGCCGCTCGGCGCGCCACGCTTCTCACAAACCCTCCTGGTCGAAGCAGGCGAGCTGCTCGCTTTCTGCCTTTCGCACCAGTCTTGCCTCCACATGTGCCGGTACCTGGGTATCCCATACAAGGGGCCCTCTCCAGCCCGTGGAGAGTCGGTGGAGGCTGCGGCAGACTCTGAGAGTGACAGCGGCCAGGCAGACGTCCTGGGCACTCATGTTGAGTACCTGCATGCACTGGAcaaggtggtgcaggcggtgctgtttCGCTCGTGGATGCAGCGCACCGAAgagcaggagcgccgccgtcgcatgCTCGAGGACGAGCCAACTCCAGCGTTCTTTTGA